From Anticarsia gemmatalis isolate Benzon Research Colony breed Stoneville strain chromosome 3, ilAntGemm2 primary, whole genome shotgun sequence, one genomic window encodes:
- the Oli gene encoding basic helix-loop-helix family member olig: MEGRRTWDGVPLGESHSPPQSVPGRRTPLGAVGLGGFYMQGGQPPPPPQHCYPTDENQPEPGTSYAQRPINEAKSKQKMRQGKNVRLNINARERRRMHDLNDALDELRGVIPYAHSPSVRKLSKIATLLLAKNYILMQASALEELRRLVAYLQSTATAAGIVPPPGFDLTGFPAAAKLLQGPVPGPPIPPDPPS, encoded by the exons atgGAGGGGCGGAGGACTTGGGATGGCGTGCCGTTGGGCGAGTCACATTCACCACCACAGTCGGTGCCGGGGCGAAGGACCCCGCTGGGAGCCGTGGGACTCGGCGGCTTCTACATGCAAGGTGGCCAGCCTCCGCCGCCCCCGCAACACTGCTACCCCACGGACGAGAACCAGCCGGAACCAGGGACCAGCTATGCACAGAG ACCGATCAATGAGGCGAAATCAAAACAGAAGATGCGTCAAGGGAAGAACGTGCGACTTAACATCAATGCACGAGAGCGACGCCGCATGCACGATCTT AATGATGCTTTAGACGAGCTGCGTGGAGTGATCCCATACGCTCACTCGCCATCAGTCCGCAAATTGTCCAAGATAGCCACGCTGCTGCTAGCCAAGAATTACATCCTAATGCAAGCAAGCGCCTTGGAAGAGCTGAGACG ATTGGTAGCATACCTGCAAAGTACAGCAACGGCAGCGGGTATCGTTCCTCCTCCAGGGTTCGATTTGACCGGGTTCCCAGCGGCCGCCAAACTCCTGCAAGGTCCGGTGCCTGGCCCGCCAATCCCGCCTGATCCACCGTCTTGA